The following coding sequences lie in one Oceanicola sp. 502str15 genomic window:
- a CDS encoding YqaA family protein: MLRSLYDWTIRQATSRYALWVLAAVAFIESSVFPIPPDVLMIPMILATPRRAWLIAGVATVSSVLGGLLGYAIGALLFDSLGQPILAALGKGDAVAEFNTRFNDFGFWAVLTAGMTPFPYKVITIMSGWTGMPLATFLVTSILARGLRFFIVAALLWKFGTPIRDFIEKRLGLVFVLFVVILIGGFFLVKYI; encoded by the coding sequence ATGTTGCGTTCCCTTTATGACTGGACGATCCGTCAAGCCACAAGCCGCTACGCGCTCTGGGTGCTGGCTGCCGTTGCGTTCATCGAAAGCTCCGTCTTCCCGATCCCGCCCGATGTGCTGATGATCCCGATGATCCTCGCCACCCCGCGCCGCGCCTGGCTCATCGCCGGGGTGGCCACTGTCTCCTCGGTGCTCGGCGGCCTGCTGGGCTATGCCATCGGCGCCCTGCTGTTCGACAGCCTCGGCCAGCCCATCCTCGCGGCGCTGGGCAAGGGTGACGCCGTGGCCGAGTTCAACACCCGCTTCAACGATTTCGGCTTCTGGGCTGTGCTGACCGCGGGGATGACCCCCTTTCCCTACAAGGTCATCACCATCATGTCGGGCTGGACCGGCATGCCGCTGGCCACCTTCCTCGTCACCTCCATCCTTGCCCGTGGCCTCCGCTTCTTCATCGTCGCCGCGCTGCTGTGGAAGTTCGGCACACCCATTCGTGACTTCATCGAAAAGCGCCTCGGCCTTGTCTTCGTGCTCTTCGTGGTCATTCTCATCGGCGGCTTCTTTCTGGTGAAATACATCTGA
- the gluQRS gene encoding tRNA glutamyl-Q(34) synthetase GluQRS — protein sequence MTFTTRFAPSPTGPLHLGHAFSALTAADRARAAGGRFLLRIDDLDQSRARPEWENQLKGDLAWLGLTWPEPCRRQSEHLPDYRAALDALAAQGLTYPCQCSRRDITAAASAPQEGAPHFGPDGLIYPGTCRARPMSEAAPGDAIRLNVEKALGQGALPGFTETGPAHAGQHLLTADYLLTGIGDPVLARPQMGASYHLSVVVDDAAQGITHVIRGEDLFTATFLHRFLQMLLDLPVPAYHHHPLIRDDNGKRLAKRDDARAIARYRDDGMSPEEIRAIVGL from the coding sequence GTGACATTCACCACCCGCTTCGCCCCATCTCCCACTGGCCCGCTGCACCTGGGCCATGCCTTCTCGGCCCTCACCGCCGCCGACAGGGCCCGCGCCGCCGGGGGCCGCTTTCTGCTGCGGATCGACGATCTCGACCAGTCCCGCGCCCGACCCGAGTGGGAAAACCAACTCAAGGGCGATCTCGCCTGGCTCGGCCTCACCTGGCCCGAGCCCTGCCGCCGCCAGTCCGAGCACCTGCCCGACTATCGCGCCGCCCTCGACGCGCTCGCGGCACAGGGCCTCACCTATCCCTGCCAGTGCTCCCGCCGTGACATCACCGCCGCCGCCTCCGCCCCGCAGGAAGGCGCGCCGCACTTCGGCCCCGATGGGCTGATCTACCCCGGCACCTGCCGCGCCCGTCCGATGTCGGAGGCCGCGCCGGGCGATGCCATCCGCCTCAATGTCGAAAAGGCCCTCGGCCAGGGCGCCCTGCCGGGCTTCACCGAAACCGGCCCCGCCCACGCCGGCCAGCACCTGCTGACGGCCGACTACCTGCTCACCGGCATCGGCGATCCAGTGCTCGCCCGCCCCCAGATGGGCGCCAGCTATCACCTCTCGGTGGTCGTGGATGATGCCGCGCAGGGCATCACCCACGTCATCCGCGGCGAAGACCTCTTCACCGCTACCTTCCTCCACCGCTTCCTGCAAATGCTGCTCGACCTGCCGGTGCCCGCCTATCACCACCATCCGCTCATCCGTGACGACAACGGCAAGCGGCTCGCCAAGCGCGATGACGCCCGCGCCATCGCCCGCTATCGCGACGACGGGATGAGCCCGGAGGAAATTCGTGCGATAGTAGGGCTTTAG
- a CDS encoding LysR family transcriptional regulator, giving the protein MPSWDDLKFALALSRHGRMNAAAQSLGINVATMSRRIERLGEILGQPPFVKKADGWQPSPVVTGLLQIAEDIEQRLETEMNSIHAGTAGQSTRLSIGCPPVVSLFVLYPNLANRAGSLADVTYTFTQRVMEDGLGENDLVLQHKRPESGRVLAQRVATLTSSIYRRKSASADAGWVSLSEHYDATPFNQTAYQFFETAPSVRVQSMYELYELIGATEMAGPLIDIVAASNPDLTVVPGGAEVSQTDMWLMYHASRKGDPVVEGTVAWIKDSFSKMQNRKSEVVNLRSA; this is encoded by the coding sequence ATGCCGTCATGGGATGACCTCAAGTTCGCTCTCGCCCTCTCCCGCCACGGGAGAATGAATGCCGCGGCCCAGAGCCTGGGAATCAATGTTGCCACCATGTCGCGCCGGATCGAACGCCTTGGCGAGATCCTCGGCCAGCCGCCCTTCGTGAAAAAGGCAGACGGATGGCAGCCCAGCCCCGTGGTCACCGGGTTGCTCCAGATCGCCGAAGACATCGAACAACGCCTCGAAACCGAGATGAACTCGATCCACGCCGGCACCGCCGGCCAGAGCACCCGCCTCTCCATCGGCTGCCCGCCCGTCGTCTCGCTCTTCGTCCTCTATCCCAACCTCGCCAACCGTGCAGGCTCGCTGGCGGATGTGACCTACACCTTCACCCAAAGAGTGATGGAAGACGGCCTTGGCGAAAACGACCTGGTGCTCCAGCACAAACGCCCCGAGTCCGGCCGGGTGCTCGCGCAACGCGTCGCCACCCTCACCTCCAGCATATACCGCCGCAAGTCGGCCTCCGCCGATGCGGGCTGGGTCTCGCTGAGCGAGCACTACGATGCGACCCCCTTCAACCAGACCGCCTACCAGTTCTTCGAAACCGCGCCCTCGGTCCGGGTCCAGTCGATGTACGAACTCTACGAGCTGATCGGCGCCACCGAAATGGCCGGCCCGCTGATCGACATCGTGGCCGCAAGCAACCCCGATCTCACCGTCGTGCCCGGCGGCGCAGAGGTCTCGCAGACCGACATGTGGCTGATGTATCATGCCTCCCGGAAGGGCGATCCGGTCGTCGAAGGCACCGTTGCATGGATCAAGGACAGCTTTTCCAAGATGCAAAACCGCAAATCCGAAGTCGTCAACCTCCGCAGCGCCTAG
- a CDS encoding YebO family protein, which produces MSGGGHEAMTLLAAFIPLLIVVGIIALILFVTGARAARQQRLLQRLLENSERQTALLKRLEERLSGTRND; this is translated from the coding sequence ATGAGCGGCGGCGGCCATGAGGCAATGACCCTTCTGGCCGCCTTCATCCCGCTCCTGATCGTGGTCGGGATCATTGCCCTGATCCTCTTCGTCACCGGCGCCCGTGCAGCCCGGCAGCAACGCCTGCTCCAGCGCTTGCTCGAAAACAGCGAGCGCCAGACAGCGTTGCTCAAACGCCTCGAAGAGCGGCTTTCCGGCACACGCAACGATTGA
- the gyrA gene encoding DNA gyrase subunit A, giving the protein MSDTPEPPENTEDNPPERPEYRGPSITIEEEMKTSYLDYAMSVIVSRAIPDLRDGLKPVHRRILFAMHDTNNTHDKPYRKSARPVGDTMGKYHPHGDSAIYDALARMAQDFSMSLPLLDGQGNFGSMDGDKPAAMRYTEIRMQKVAGALLSDIDKDTVDFIDNYDGKDQEPTVLPARFPNMLVNGAGGIAVGMATNIPPHNLGEVINATLALIDDPDLDSAALMEHIPGPDFPTGGVILGQSGARKAYLEGRGSVILRAKTHTEEVRKDRYAIVVDEVPYQVNKSSMIEKIAELVRDKKLEGISGIADESDRHGVRVVVELKRDATPEVVLNQLFRFTQMQTSFGANMLALNGGRPETLTLRGFLSAFVAFREEVVARRTAYELRKARERSHILCGLAVAVSNVDEVVATIRASADAAEAREKLMTRRWPATDIAGYIQLIDDPSHKMNEDGTYNLSETQARAILELRLQRLTQIGVKEVTDELEELAGKIKDYLDILRSRDRIMEIISNELKEVREEFAVPRRTEIVDWSGDMDDEDLIEREEMVVTVTQSGYIKRTPLADFRAQKRGGKGLSGGDLKEEDVVTTLFVANTHTQLLFFTTDGMAYKLKTWRLPQGGRTSRGKAIVNILPIPQGVSVAAIMPVDRPEEEWNDLQVVFATDAGTVRRNRLSDFTNVMRNGKIAMKFEDENAGMSLINVRICSEDDDVMLVTDAGRAIRFPATDVRVFNSRASVGVRGIRLSNGDKVVSMSVIRHFEAESQERVAYLKQRRLMAGVTEEEPVSDDDEEETVAEGQLAPERYAEMSAAEDLILTITSGGTGKISSSHDYPIRGRGGLGVTAWTKGMPTGPIIACFPVEMSDQVMLATSTGQSIRCPVDGISFRSRSAGGVKVFNTAKGEEVVSVAWIAEQDEDDTIDETGTPETPGPDEAQE; this is encoded by the coding sequence ATGAGCGACACGCCAGAACCTCCTGAAAACACAGAGGATAATCCGCCCGAGCGGCCCGAGTATCGTGGGCCCTCCATCACGATCGAAGAGGAGATGAAAACCTCCTACCTCGATTATGCGATGAGCGTGATCGTCTCCCGTGCGATTCCCGATCTGCGTGACGGCCTCAAGCCGGTGCACCGCCGCATCCTCTTCGCGATGCACGACACCAACAACACCCACGACAAACCCTACCGCAAATCGGCCCGCCCCGTGGGCGACACCATGGGTAAGTACCACCCCCATGGCGACAGCGCGATCTACGACGCGCTGGCCCGCATGGCGCAGGACTTCTCCATGTCCCTGCCCCTGCTCGACGGCCAGGGCAACTTCGGCTCGATGGACGGCGACAAGCCCGCCGCCATGCGATACACCGAGATCCGCATGCAGAAAGTGGCCGGAGCCCTGCTCTCCGACATCGACAAGGACACCGTCGATTTCATCGACAACTACGACGGCAAGGATCAGGAGCCCACGGTTCTTCCGGCCCGCTTCCCCAACATGCTGGTCAACGGCGCGGGCGGCATCGCCGTCGGCATGGCCACCAACATCCCGCCCCACAACCTCGGCGAGGTCATCAACGCCACCCTCGCGCTGATCGACGATCCCGACCTCGACAGCGCGGCGCTGATGGAGCACATCCCCGGCCCCGACTTCCCGACCGGCGGCGTGATCCTCGGCCAGTCCGGGGCGCGCAAGGCCTACCTCGAAGGGCGCGGCTCGGTGATCCTGCGGGCCAAGACCCACACCGAGGAGGTCCGCAAGGACCGCTACGCCATCGTGGTCGACGAGGTGCCCTACCAGGTCAACAAGTCCTCGATGATCGAGAAGATCGCGGAACTGGTGCGCGACAAGAAGCTCGAAGGCATCTCCGGCATCGCCGATGAATCCGACCGTCACGGCGTGCGCGTCGTGGTCGAGCTGAAGCGCGATGCCACGCCCGAAGTGGTGCTGAACCAGCTGTTCCGCTTCACCCAGATGCAAACCAGCTTCGGCGCCAACATGCTGGCCCTCAACGGCGGCCGGCCCGAAACGCTGACGCTGCGCGGCTTCCTCTCGGCCTTCGTCGCCTTCCGCGAAGAGGTCGTGGCCCGCCGCACCGCCTACGAGCTGCGCAAGGCCCGCGAGCGCAGCCACATCCTCTGCGGCCTCGCCGTGGCCGTCTCCAACGTCGACGAGGTGGTCGCCACCATCCGCGCCTCCGCCGATGCCGCCGAGGCCCGCGAAAAGCTGATGACCCGCCGCTGGCCCGCCACCGACATCGCCGGCTACATCCAGCTGATCGACGATCCGTCGCACAAGATGAACGAGGACGGCACTTACAATCTGTCCGAAACCCAGGCCCGCGCCATCCTCGAACTGCGCCTCCAGCGCCTCACCCAGATCGGGGTGAAGGAAGTGACCGACGAGCTCGAGGAGCTGGCCGGCAAGATCAAGGACTACCTCGACATCCTGCGCTCGCGCGACCGGATCATGGAGATCATCTCCAACGAGCTGAAAGAGGTGCGCGAAGAGTTCGCCGTGCCCCGCCGCACCGAAATCGTCGACTGGTCCGGCGACATGGACGACGAAGACCTGATCGAACGCGAAGAGATGGTCGTCACCGTCACGCAATCCGGCTACATCAAGCGCACCCCGCTGGCCGACTTCCGCGCCCAGAAGCGCGGCGGCAAGGGCCTCTCGGGCGGCGACCTGAAGGAAGAGGACGTGGTCACCACCCTCTTCGTCGCCAACACCCACACCCAGCTGCTGTTCTTCACCACCGACGGCATGGCCTACAAGCTCAAGACCTGGCGTCTGCCCCAGGGCGGACGCACCTCGCGCGGCAAGGCCATCGTCAACATCCTGCCGATCCCGCAGGGCGTGTCGGTTGCCGCCATCATGCCGGTCGACCGCCCCGAGGAAGAGTGGAACGACCTGCAGGTGGTCTTCGCCACCGATGCCGGCACCGTGCGCCGCAACCGCCTCTCCGACTTCACCAACGTCATGCGCAACGGCAAGATCGCGATGAAGTTCGAGGATGAAAACGCCGGGATGAGCCTCATCAACGTGCGCATCTGCTCCGAAGATGATGACGTGATGCTGGTCACAGACGCCGGCCGCGCCATCCGCTTCCCCGCCACCGACGTGCGCGTGTTCAACTCCCGCGCCTCCGTCGGCGTGCGCGGCATCCGCCTGTCCAACGGTGACAAGGTCGTGTCGATGTCGGTGATCCGGCACTTCGAGGCCGAGTCGCAGGAGCGCGTGGCCTATCTCAAGCAGCGCCGCCTCATGGCCGGTGTCACCGAAGAAGAGCCCGTCAGCGACGACGACGAAGAGGAAACCGTGGCCGAGGGTCAACTCGCCCCCGAGCGCTACGCGGAAATGTCGGCAGCCGAGGATCTGATCCTCACCATCACCTCCGGCGGCACCGGCAAGATCTCCTCCTCGCATGACTACCCGATCCGCGGTCGCGGCGGCCTCGGCGTGACGGCCTGGACCAAGGGCATGCCCACCGGCCCGATCATTGCCTGCTTCCCGGTCGAAATGTCCGACCAGGTCATGCTCGCCACCTCCACAGGCCAGTCCATCCGCTGCCCGGTTGACGGAATCTCCTTCCGCTCGCGCTCCGCCGGCGGGGTGAAGGTGTTCAACACCGCCAAGGGCGAAGAGGTGGTTTCGGTCGCCTGGATCGCAGAGCAGGACGAAGACGACACCATCGACGAGACCGGCACGCCCGAAACGCCCGGCCCCGACGAGGCACAGGAATGA
- a CDS encoding disulfide bond formation protein B, whose protein sequence is MLKRFSALAGLGSLAMVLGAWVFQYRFGMAPCAMCFWQRYPHWAAFGIGVLIVVLPGLTALHRGLAWLGALAAATTAGIGVFHTGVERKWWPGPSSCTGSGLGEGLDGGSLIDPTGGAAPVMCDQSAGEFLLLSMPSWNAIFSLVLVALWIRAATRAA, encoded by the coding sequence ATGCTCAAACGTTTCTCAGCCCTCGCCGGTCTCGGCTCCCTCGCCATGGTGCTCGGCGCCTGGGTGTTCCAATACCGCTTCGGCATGGCCCCCTGCGCCATGTGTTTCTGGCAGCGATACCCGCATTGGGCCGCCTTCGGCATCGGGGTGCTGATCGTGGTTCTGCCGGGGCTGACCGCGCTGCACCGGGGCCTTGCCTGGCTCGGCGCGCTGGCGGCCGCCACCACGGCGGGGATCGGGGTGTTTCACACCGGCGTCGAGCGCAAATGGTGGCCCGGCCCCTCCTCCTGCACCGGCTCCGGGCTGGGCGAAGGGCTGGATGGCGGCTCGCTGATCGACCCCACGGGCGGCGCCGCCCCGGTCATGTGCGACCAGTCGGCAGGCGAATTTCTCCTGCTCTCCATGCCCTCGTGGAACGCGATCTTCTCGCTCGTCCTCGTCGCCCTCTGGATCCGCGCCGCCACCCGCGCCGCCTGA
- the trmFO gene encoding methylenetetrahydrofolate--tRNA-(uracil(54)-C(5))-methyltransferase (FADH(2)-oxidizing) TrmFO yields MTKPLHIIGAGMAGSEAAWQAVQAGQPVVLHEMRPHVGTFAHQTGNFAEMVCSNSFRSDDDEQNAVGLLHWEMRAAQGLVISAADRHALPAGSALGIDREPFSEWITAQLRAHPLVTVSEAEVTALPKPEDGLAIIATGPLTSGALAEAIAAETGAEALAFFDAIAPIVHADTVDMSVAWMQSRYDKGETEEERTAYMNCPMNREQYEAFIDALLEADKTEFREGETAKYFDGCLPIEVMAERGRETLRHGPMKPIGLTNSHKPEEKAYAVVQLRRDNKLGTLFNIVGFQTKMKYGAQTAVFKMIPGLENASFARLGGIHRNTFLNSPTLLDDEMRLKSQPHIRFAGQITGVEGYVESTAMGLLAGRLALAELRGERLPPVPQTTAMGALVTHITGGAEAKTFQPMNVNFGLFPPVEAKGGRRGRKDRYKAYTDRAKEDWQGWLNAAAQPAETA; encoded by the coding sequence ATGACAAAACCTCTCCACATCATCGGTGCAGGCATGGCTGGCTCCGAGGCCGCCTGGCAGGCCGTTCAGGCCGGCCAGCCCGTGGTGCTGCACGAGATGCGCCCCCACGTCGGCACCTTCGCCCACCAGACCGGCAACTTCGCCGAAATGGTCTGCTCCAATTCCTTCCGCTCCGATGACGACGAGCAAAATGCCGTCGGCCTGCTCCACTGGGAGATGCGCGCCGCGCAGGGTCTCGTGATTTCCGCCGCCGACCGCCACGCCCTGCCTGCAGGTTCGGCCCTCGGGATCGACCGCGAGCCGTTCTCCGAGTGGATCACCGCGCAGCTTCGCGCCCATCCGCTCGTCACCGTTTCCGAGGCCGAAGTCACCGCCCTTCCCAAGCCCGAGGACGGCCTCGCCATCATCGCCACCGGCCCGCTGACCTCCGGCGCGCTGGCAGAGGCCATCGCCGCCGAAACCGGCGCCGAGGCGCTCGCCTTTTTCGATGCCATCGCCCCCATCGTCCACGCTGATACCGTCGACATGTCGGTCGCCTGGATGCAGTCGCGCTACGACAAGGGCGAGACCGAAGAAGAGCGCACCGCCTACATGAACTGCCCGATGAACCGCGAGCAGTATGAAGCCTTCATCGACGCGCTGCTCGAAGCCGACAAGACCGAGTTCCGCGAGGGCGAGACGGCAAAGTATTTCGACGGCTGCCTGCCGATCGAGGTCATGGCCGAGCGGGGCCGCGAAACCCTGCGCCACGGCCCCATGAAGCCCATCGGCCTGACCAACAGCCACAAACCCGAAGAGAAGGCCTATGCCGTTGTCCAGCTCCGGCGCGACAACAAGCTCGGCACGCTCTTCAACATCGTCGGCTTCCAGACCAAGATGAAGTACGGCGCGCAAACCGCTGTTTTCAAAATGATCCCCGGGCTGGAAAACGCCAGCTTCGCCCGCCTCGGCGGCATCCACCGCAACACCTTCCTCAACAGCCCCACGCTGCTTGACGATGAAATGCGCCTCAAGTCCCAGCCCCACATCCGCTTCGCCGGCCAGATCACCGGCGTCGAAGGCTACGTCGAAAGCACCGCGATGGGCCTCCTCGCAGGCCGCCTTGCGCTGGCCGAGCTGCGCGGCGAAAGGCTTCCTCCGGTGCCGCAGACCACCGCCATGGGCGCGCTCGTCACCCACATCACCGGCGGCGCCGAGGCCAAGACCTTCCAGCCGATGAACGTCAACTTCGGGCTCTTCCCTCCGGTCGAGGCCAAGGGCGGGCGGCGCGGCCGCAAGGACCGCTACAAGGCCTACACCGACCGCGCCAAGGAAGACTGGCAGGGCTGGTTGAACGCCGCCGCACAACCTGCTGAAACCGCGTGA
- a CDS encoding neutral zinc metallopeptidase, with the protein MKWRGRRGSRNVIDRRGVSAGRAGGIGGVGLIAVLVIGYFLGIDVTPLLNGGGVPVQSGESRELSAQEQAAGQFVSVVLADTEEVWGQVFPEQLGRDYRPPQLVLFSGRVASGCGGASAATGPFYCPSDRRAYLDTQFFATLQGRLGAKGDFAAAYVVAHEIAHHVQNELGILGQVNEAKAAAGERERNALSVRTELQADCLSGVWAHYAEARLGTVEPGDLDEALNAARQIGDDVLQRSAGRTPMPHTFTHGSAAQRQDWFARGYERGAVEDCDTFAASRP; encoded by the coding sequence ATGAAGTGGAGAGGACGGCGCGGAAGCCGGAATGTGATCGACCGGCGCGGGGTGAGCGCGGGCAGGGCGGGCGGCATCGGCGGGGTCGGGCTGATCGCGGTGCTGGTGATCGGCTACTTCCTCGGGATCGACGTGACTCCGCTACTGAATGGCGGCGGGGTGCCGGTGCAATCGGGCGAAAGCCGCGAGCTGAGTGCGCAGGAGCAGGCGGCGGGGCAGTTCGTGAGCGTGGTGCTGGCGGATACGGAAGAGGTGTGGGGGCAGGTCTTTCCAGAGCAGCTCGGGCGGGATTATCGCCCGCCGCAGCTGGTGCTGTTCTCGGGCCGAGTGGCTTCGGGCTGTGGCGGGGCGAGCGCGGCGACGGGGCCGTTCTACTGCCCGAGCGACCGGCGGGCCTATCTCGATACGCAGTTCTTTGCCACGCTTCAGGGCCGCCTTGGGGCGAAGGGCGATTTTGCCGCCGCCTATGTGGTGGCCCACGAGATTGCCCATCACGTGCAGAACGAGCTGGGCATTCTGGGGCAGGTAAACGAGGCCAAGGCGGCTGCGGGCGAGCGGGAGCGCAATGCGCTGAGCGTGCGCACCGAGCTTCAGGCCGATTGCCTCTCGGGCGTCTGGGCGCATTACGCCGAAGCGAGGCTGGGCACGGTGGAGCCGGGCGATCTGGATGAGGCGCTGAACGCGGCGCGCCAGATCGGCGATGACGTGCTTCAGCGCAGCGCGGGGCGCACGCCGATGCCGCACACCTTTACCCACGGCTCTGCTGCACAGCGGCAAGACTGGTTTGCCCGCGGGTACGAGCGCGGCGCGGTCGAGGATTGCGATACCTTCGCCGCATCCCGGCCCTGA
- a CDS encoding usg protein → MAESETELMLRGYGLTTAEMFYRMPDFRNVLNTFIWQDYDLAPDHPKLFKFIEFWQDEIEGPLHSVRFTHRKMIGPGEWRNVTGEFTLH, encoded by the coding sequence ATGGCGGAATCGGAAACCGAACTGATGCTCCGGGGCTACGGGCTGACGACGGCAGAGATGTTCTATCGGATGCCGGATTTTCGGAATGTTCTCAACACCTTCATCTGGCAGGACTATGATCTGGCGCCGGACCACCCGAAGCTCTTCAAGTTCATCGAGTTCTGGCAGGACGAGATCGAGGGGCCGCTGCATTCGGTGCGCTTTACCCATCGCAAGATGATCGGGCCCGGCGAATGGCGCAACGTCACCGGCGAGTTCACGCTGCACTGA